A region of Armatimonadota bacterium DNA encodes the following proteins:
- a CDS encoding dienelactone hydrolase family protein, which produces MSYQPGKKTTAGYLALPPSGAGPGILLLHAWWGLNEFFVELCDRFAAEGYVALAPDLFDGAVAATVEEATALRDEAEERNYEATHEKGLRALDSLCQHPGVQGDSVGVLGCSLGVWWALQLSVLRPEQVAAAVLFYGVAEADYTLSRCAYLGHFAENDVFDSLDDARAMVAAMRAAGRDITFFEYPGAGHWFFESNRPEDYDAESARLAWDRTVSFLNGHLRP; this is translated from the coding sequence GTGAGTTACCAGCCTGGAAAGAAGACCACCGCCGGCTACCTGGCACTGCCGCCATCAGGCGCCGGGCCGGGCATCCTGCTGCTACACGCCTGGTGGGGGCTAAACGAGTTCTTCGTGGAGTTGTGTGACCGTTTTGCAGCGGAAGGCTATGTCGCGCTTGCTCCGGACCTGTTCGATGGAGCCGTCGCTGCCACCGTGGAGGAAGCCACGGCGCTGAGAGATGAGGCTGAAGAGAGGAATTACGAGGCGACGCACGAGAAGGGGCTGCGGGCATTGGACTCTCTGTGCCAGCATCCCGGAGTCCAGGGGGACAGTGTCGGAGTTCTGGGCTGTTCCCTGGGAGTCTGGTGGGCATTGCAGCTTTCCGTGTTGCGGCCCGAACAGGTCGCGGCGGCCGTCCTTTTCTACGGGGTCGCCGAGGCGGATTACACCTTGTCCCGCTGCGCATACCTGGGTCACTTCGCCGAAAACGATGTCTTCGATTCCCTGGACGACGCGCGCGCGATGGTGGCGGCAATGCGCGCCGCCGGCAGAGACATCACCTTCTTTGAGTACCCAGGCGCCGGGCACTGGTTTTTCGAGTCGAATCGACCGGAGGACTACGATGCTGAATCCGCCCGTCTCGCCTGGGATCGGACGGTTTCGTTCCTGAATGGCCATCTGCGTCCGTAG
- a CDS encoding MBL fold metallo-hydrolase, translating to MGVTNMQTGTRIDEVAEGIYRISTPFSEIPGGFSFNQYLLVDDQPLLYHTGPRKMHALVKEAISSVLDVASLRFIGFSHWESDECGSLAEFLSLAPNAVPLCSRVNAMINGDWFDRTGRVLADGETLSLGSHRVRWFDTPHLPHAWECGHLMEETTGTLFCGDLFTQGGAELPPVTSADILESCEAFRKRMDYFSHAKDVRSLIAPLAAAQPTMLACMHGSAWKGDGSRLLTALAESLDA from the coding sequence ATGGGCGTAACCAACATGCAGACCGGAACGCGCATAGATGAGGTCGCTGAGGGGATTTACAGGATCAGCACCCCCTTCAGCGAAATCCCCGGCGGTTTCTCATTCAATCAGTATTTGCTCGTAGACGATCAGCCGCTGCTCTATCACACGGGGCCGAGGAAAATGCACGCGCTGGTCAAGGAAGCGATTTCCAGCGTCCTGGACGTCGCCAGCCTGCGCTTCATAGGGTTCTCGCATTGGGAGTCCGACGAGTGCGGCTCGCTCGCCGAGTTCCTCAGCCTCGCCCCAAATGCTGTGCCGTTGTGCAGTCGGGTCAACGCAATGATCAACGGCGACTGGTTCGACAGAACGGGTCGCGTCTTGGCCGATGGCGAAACGCTCTCACTCGGCAGTCATCGCGTCCGCTGGTTTGACACGCCGCATCTGCCCCACGCCTGGGAGTGTGGACACCTGATGGAGGAAACCACAGGCACTCTTTTCTGCGGCGATTTGTTCACCCAGGGCGGCGCTGAACTACCTCCTGTGACATCCGCGGACATCCTCGAGTCGTGTGAGGCCTTCCGAAAGCGGATGGACTACTTCTCGCACGCGAAAGACGTCCGTTCGTTGATTGCCCCGTTGGCGGCCGCGCAGCCAACGATGCTCGCATGCATGCACGGCAGCGCCTGGAAGGGTGACGGCAGCCGGCTGCTTACCGCGCTCGCCGAATCGTTGGACGCCTGA